Proteins encoded within one genomic window of Glycine soja cultivar W05 chromosome 1, ASM419377v2, whole genome shotgun sequence:
- the LOC114421608 gene encoding uncharacterized protein LOC114421608 codes for MSNQKSTESAIKNLEVQVGQLAKQLADRSSSSFTANTETNPKEECKAVMTRSRMAIQGDDSEAGKKMEEHKQQLAPKPTLEPVSDFVELEEINEETEDDKEEKTPIKMPLYAKFLEDMLTKKNRYVHSDRIVVERNCCAVIQCILPPKHKDHGVVTIPCSIGEIVVGKALIDLGASINLMPLSMCQRLGELEIMPTRMTLQLADHFITRPYGVIKDILVKVKHLIFLSDFIVIDIEKDADIPLILGRPFMSTASCIADMGKKMLQMGIEDQKISFDLFHEDKEPPDRNVYFKVHVMEERRPEKKVLEVGALLDLG; via the exons ATGTCCAATCAGAAGAGCACAGAGTCTGCCATAAAGAATCTTGAGGTCCAAGTGGGACAGCTTGCAAAGCAATTGGCAGATAGATCATCAAGCAGTTTTACAGCTAATACAGAGAcaaatcccaaggaggaatgtaaAGCTGTGATGACTAGAAGTAGAATGGCAATCCAAGGAGATGATAGTGAAGCtggaaagaaaatggaggaacATAAACAACAGCTGGCACCTAAGCCAACACTTGAACCTGTTTCTGATTTTGTAGAACTTGAAGAGATTAATGAGGAGACTGAAGATGACAAGGAGGAGAAGACACCAATAAaa atgccactctatgccaaatttttagAAGATATGCTGACGAAGAAGAATCGGTACGTCCATAGTGATAGAattgtggtggaaagaaattgTTGTGCTGTGATTCAATGCATTCTTCCGCCTAAGCACAAAGATCATGGAGTTGTCACAATACCGTGTTCTATTGGTGAGATTGTTGTAGGAAAAGCTCTCATAGAtttgggagctagtatcaatctaatgcctctctccatgtgcCAGCGACTTGGAGAGCTTGAGATAATGCCTACACGCATGACTCTTCAATTAGCAGATCACTTCATCACAAGACCGTATGGAGTGATTAAAGATATTTTGGTGAAGGTGAAACACCTTATATTCCTATCTGATTTTATTGTGATAGACATAGAAAAGGATGCAGatattcctctcattcttggtCGCCCATTCATGTCTACTGCAAGCTGCATAGCAGATATGGGAAAGAAGATGTTACAAATGGGCATAGAAGATCAAAAAATCAGCTTTGATCTATTTCATGAAGATAAAGAGCCACCTGACCGGAATGTCTATTTTAAGGTTCATGTGATGGAAGAAAGAAGACCTGAGAAGAAGGTCTTGGAAGTGGGAGCATTATTGGATCTTGGATAA